The DNA region TTTCCCAAAATTCTGGTTCTAACTTAATTACCAAAATAAATTCTGCAGAACCAGGCTCCTCCGTTTCAATATTTGGGTTCCACCAAAATATTGTAAACATCTCATAACATGTTAGCTTTGAAGGACTTCTTCCTCCATTCCTGCACAGCTAGTTGATTCAATATCTTCCCAAACTGTTAAAGGTTGATTATAATTGCACCTTTTCATTCCTTCCCTCCAAGTCCTTGCACTAATAAACccacattcaaaaaaaaaaaaagtgctctCTGCTCTCAATAACTCTTCGGCAAAACATACAATTTGCAGCTCCCTATCCTTATAATCCCACTTTAAATAGTTCCTGATTGCCTACCACATAAGAAAAGAATGTTTAGGAATAGCAATAGAAAACCAGACAATCTTCCACCAATCTACAGCTAGTCTTTCCATCCTAATTTCATCCCATGTATCATAGCTCGAATACTACCCCTTTTTAGATATCACCCAAATTGGCCCATGCTCTTCAAAAATAGGAACTTTAGCTAGTTTTGTGATGGAGACCCACTGGGGTAGGAGAACACAAAAGCGCGCTCTTTCaggtaggagagaccacaagAATCCACTCAGGGTGGGAGTGTTAgaataatgattaaatgattaaattcatctcttcatattagcttaagcttttaggacaatcggtgatttaacatgatatcaaagccaaATGTACTAAATTTGAACATTGTCTCAGTCATTCactcaattttaattaaatattacacgtaTTGAACTCAACTCTGGACCCTGATCTTATTCCTATCATTTCATCTGGATGTTGACAAACACATCAAATCTGGCAGGGCACAACCTCCAATTCCCATTATGCAGAATACAAAGTTTTGCATCAATTCtactttgagcatcataaaTCACCCGGAAGCCATACTTTTCAAAAAGAATACCTAAGGGGTGCCACCAATCCATCCACATATGAATATAAGAGAATTGATGCGCCATTTATTTgttaggttatatatatatagtattgtCCCACATTTGCTATTGCCGTGTCTATCTGTATTAATGGCCTTTTTGGTGAGTGGTTTGGtagtgtattttattattattatttttattggtgaGAATTGTGGGAAAATGCATATGCCATAGAAAGGGAATAAACTCAACTGCGACAGAGACATCTTGGGGGAATGTTGGGCTAATTGATTTGCAATAGCTAATTTAAATCATATGCTCGGCTGTTCCTCAAAGCAAGACGTTTATCTAGGCagagcaatatatataatttaaaaacaaaatctaaaaaactatattttctaACAATTTATTAATGACTAAATCTTCAAGTTCTTATACAAAAGACTCTTAAAAGTATTAATCTTTTAAACGTGTTGCTACAATTACTTTTTCTCCTTCTGATCGCAATGAAATGAGTTGAGTACGTtccatttttcttatattacAAACAGATTCATATCCAACAatttagaaacaaaattaatttatatatctttatttGATGACCAATAAGAGAAATAACAGTTAATTCTGACAAATTTGATGATTTATACCCTTCTAAACAAGAGGGTAATTATTCCaatggaaaaaaagaacaagagaattaaacaacaacaaccacGTCAACCAAGGATTATAAGAACACCGAGTTATcatctttaattaaggcctGGGAGCAAGACCAGCCTTAAGATGTTGAATGGTGGCAACATCGGTCTTGAAGGGCAAAGCCAAGACATTGTCGTCAATGCTAGTGTTGAACAGAGTGTTGGGATGTGAAATAAGTCCTGCATTTGCGCTCCCAAAAGCTGAAATTGCTATTGCAGATGCATTCGCAACAGCGTTGTACTGGAAGTGCACGAGCCCCTTTGGAGACACAAATATGTCACCCATTTGTAGTGTCTGAGTAAACAGCCTGTTGGTCGTATCAACGAACCCCACTTGAAGGGTACCTTGAACCAAGAAAAGGAGCTCAGCAGAGCGAGGATGGATGTGTGGTGGGTTGGTGGAGATAGCCGGGAATTCAAGGACAGCAACGGAAACGCTCTGCCCATTGAGAGCTGGGAATTCGGCCAAGCTTGCTTTGAAGACTTTGAAGGTTGTGGGAGGGCCTCCAGTAACAACAGAACGCATGCCAGTAAATGTGAAGAAATTTCCATCAACGAGTACATTTGGAGGGGCTATAAAGTCAGAGAGGATGTCTGGATCTCCGGCCGTTGCTAGTTGGATGATGGCAAATGAAGAAATCAGTAGTAGTGAGAAGAATTTCATGGAGAAAGTTTTAGATGCCATGGATCGAAGAGAACTTATAAGAAGTTTAGTGATTATTGTGGATGTGGTGGAATGAGGTGCTTAGGCTTATAAGAAAGGCTACATTTATAGGGTTTTAACTTTTATCCATGCATATAGAATTTGAAGGAAACGCAATCGTGTTTGTGCTGCCTTCTGCAGGCCTCTTGGATGACAACTTGAGATGAAAACTACAAAGACATTCTTCTTGTAGCTGCTGTTAACGTTCTTTGGTTTTATCATTTGGCTGCTACAAAACATCTTTTGACCAATTAGCAGTTTTCGTACGTAGCCTGGGTTCTGAGGTTGGTTTATGTTTTATATTATGTACTCTCCCACATTGGTTATtggcgtgtatatatatatatatatatatttgaattaacATTTAGATATTAGAGATTGTAACGAATTGAATCTACCCTCAAAAGGCTTTCATGCGGACTTGATCAATGGACCTTACAAAATGTGTCTTTAACAGCATGGGAAAATTGGATTTTACTATCACGTACAGCTGGTAGAAACCGAAGGCGTCTCTTCCATCTTCTCGTTTGTTCACTTAACCCAATTGTTTCACTAGAAAAATAGGTTTTATTTCTTAGCTCTACGTTATACAACCTTCAATATACAATTTAATCTTTTTCACAAGTTGCgcaataatattaaataatgtaatGCCTTTTGAAGTTTTAATTATCATACTTGGTTGATGTGTAGCACTAGCATTCCTCATTGGATATGTTCTCCTTTGTTTTGAAGCGGCCCTAAGGCTAAAGGTTAAGagaaacaattattttacataatttttctATACTCATATCTGACTCttaaaatcaaatgaaaacacATCTCAAAGACAGGTAGTTATTTAGAGCAATCTCACAAAAGACAAGGGTATCAAttgcgcaaaaaaaaaaaaaaaaatgctacacttactccaatttctttaaacaatttttcCACATCTATAGGTGgtttttaaaactaccattggATCGAAATTCAATAAAGATCCATTGCATATCCAATTGTGGTTTTAACAGCTACCTATGAGTGTGAGAAAATTATGCAAAGAAGTGGGAGTAATGTAgcattattaaaaaagtaatttggcTAAATTTGTATTAATTGGTTCCAGTTGGTAGTGTGCTAAATGTGGACGGTGTGGCTCATTTTTTGGGTTGTAGAGTTTCGTATTTTCCCTTGAAATACTTGGGCCtcccttaattaattaggtgcTTCCTTTAAGGCAAAATTTTCACAAGTTCGAGAGTAAAACCAGAgagataattaattggttaaaaATAGTGATCAGACTAATTAATTATGATTCataattaacaacaaaaatacaaacaaattttagaaAACATTCAACGTACAATGTATAAAAGAATATATGACAATAACATAAACACACGATCGAATAATTGAGTACTCAATTATTCGATTGGgagaaacaaaagaacaaaatagtGTTGAACACTTGAACGGCATTCTTAAAGGTTGGGGGCAAGACCAGCTTTAGGATGTTGAATGGTGGCAATGTCGGTCTTGAAGGACAAAGCCAACACATTGTCGTCAATGCTAGTGTTGAACAAAGTGTTGGGAAGTGAAACAAGTCCAGCATTTGCACTTCCAAAAGCTGCAACTGCTATCGCTGGTGTCATACCAGCATTGTATTGGAAGTGTACGAGTCCCTTTGGAAAAATAAACATATCACCCGTTTGTAGTGTCTGAGTAAACAGTTTGTTGGTCGTATCAATGAACCCCACTTGAAGGGAACCAGCGATAAGGAAAAGGAGCCCAGTAGCGCGAACACGGGTGTGGGGCGGGCTAATAGAGCCGGCCGGAAATTCGAGGACATCTATAGAAATACTCTGCCCATTGAGAGCCGGGAATTCAGTCATGCTTGCTTTCGAAACCTTAAAAGTTGTGGGAGGGCCTGCTCCAATAAGGGAACGCATGCAAGTAAATGTGAAGAAATTTTCATCAACTGTGACATTTGGTGGGGCTATAAAGTCAAAGAGAATGTCTGGATCTCCGGCTGTTGCCATGCGGATCATGATGGCAAATGAAGAAATCAATAGTGAGAAGAGTAGTTTCATGGAGAAAGTTTTAGAGGCCATGAAAGGGAAGTTGGGTATAAGAAGATAAGGGATTTTAGTGATTATTAAATGTGGTTGCCGGAATGAGATGCTTAGGCTTAtaagaagagctctatttatagggtgttATTAAATATTAggagttttgtttttttttttttttgaaaaaaatattaggagTTTATATATGCTTGTGCTCCTGCAGGCAACTAGAGATGAAAACTACAAAGTCCTTCTTTTTTCTCACTACAATCGATCCCATTGGCCCATATGCGAGTCTGTAACGGATATACTCTTCAAAAAGCTTTCATGCACCGCCTTGAATGGACCCTTTCAATATCTGTCTTCGACAGCATTGGAAAATTGGATATTACTGTCATAGCTCCTACAAagcaaaattaatattaataaagcAAATAttcctaagaggtagctcaataaGTTaggaccatgcctaatgaagtggaggtcactagttcgaatctccctccctcttatgcggatatgtcaaaaaaaaatatattaataaggCAAGACATTCTGAAATTACTGTAAATGTTTCATGCAACCATCAATATACAATTTAATCGTTTTTCACGAACGGGGCAATAATATTAATGCAATGCTTTTCCAAGTTTTAGTTATCATACTCCGTTTATATTGGAGTGATCGagaacctaattttttttttttttttttttttttttttttttaaaaaaaggctcAATTGATTAGATCACgaagaaatatatattgatCACTCAACAGCTATCTCATTTTTTTCAGCAGTCCAAATGCTTTTGTCCCGATTTCGCATATACCCGAAGGATCGAGAACAAGAAAAGGAACAAGCTTTGCCAACATCGGCTCCCAGCTGGGATtactttatgaattttttttttggtaagaaagacaagaaaaaaaaaattaaatatatatttttggtggaAATAGAATAAGCATAGCTAAGCTTGTAGGCATTAGgtagattaaaaaaaaggttaaaaaattCTATAATTAAAAGCTTTAAATTCGAAACtgtggttttttgtttgaacaAGAAGGAATCTCTCTACGTGTTATAGTGAGATTGGTGCGAGGAAAATAGATCAACAGTGATCATGTTCAAGCATGCATGACAGGTGTCATATTGGAATGAAAATGGTGAAGATCAACCAACACGCAATCTTCAATATTAAGGAACATCATCCTCTCCggttcaaataaaatatttaattagttatacttaagagcatctccaactgTCATTGTAAGttagttttttagttaaatttaactattatgtCATATTTTCTTGCTCCAACAGTCATtgtaaaatagcatttttccttaaaattgtTACAGTAAactttaatatttataaattattgtAGCCAACTTGtaagaaatattttattatattttctctttctatttttttaatattttctctcaCCTTCTTTCTTTTATGAGGAAGAcaaggaaatgataaaaaaattaataaaaaaatactgaaaaataatatttaattacagtagatagttaaaataaggATCAGGATCCCCGACAATCTCCCCAAAATTGCCCATCAGCTTTTTCTCAAATCCTGGCCATTCAATGTTATCCAACAACCACAATTTTGCCACGTGTcccaactaaaaataaataataaaatattatttattttaaaataaaatattaaaatattaaaattaaaaattaaaaacactggGGTGgcctagggggtggttcggccacctcccatggccaaaacccaaaaattaaattttaatattttattttatatatttatttttaaaataaataatattttattatttatttttagttgggACACATGGCGAAATTGTGGCTGTTAGATAATATTGAATGGCTAGGATTTGAGAAAAAGCTGATGGGCAATTTTGGGGAGATTGTCGGGGATCCT from Corylus avellana chromosome ca10, CavTom2PMs-1.0 includes:
- the LOC132164767 gene encoding germin-like protein 9-3; the encoded protein is MASKTFSMKFFSLLLISSFAIIQLATAGDPDILSDFIAPPNVLVDGNFFTFTGMRSVVTGGPPTTFKVFKASLAEFPALNGQSVSVAVLEFPAISTNPPHIHPRSAELLFLVQGTLQVGFVDTTNRLFTQTLQMGDIFVSPKGLVHFQYNAVANASAIAISAFGSANAGLISHPNTLFNTSIDDNVLALPFKTDVATIQHLKAGLAPRP
- the LOC132162763 gene encoding germin-like protein 9-3, with protein sequence MASKTFSMKLLFSLLISSFAIMIRMATAGDPDILFDFIAPPNVTVDENFFTFTCMRSLIGAGPPTTFKVSKASMTEFPALNGQSISIDVLEFPAGSISPPHTRVRATGLLFLIAGSLQVGFIDTTNKLFTQTLQTGDMFIFPKGLVHFQYNAGMTPAIAVAAFGSANAGLVSLPNTLFNTSIDDNVLALSFKTDIATIQHPKAGLAPNL